The following are from one region of the Salvia splendens isolate huo1 chromosome 2, SspV2, whole genome shotgun sequence genome:
- the LOC121760299 gene encoding SKP1-interacting partner 15-like yields the protein MESSPFNNLPQDTLHQIFCHLPLRQIAAAKCVCKALRAALSSASFLHLLRSQSRSLPLLALKTSHRHVSTLLTLHSFDPAANQWLKFSLSFLPFAGLHPITSSNGLLYLWASSPQNPQKALVVCNPLTARFKTLPQLGSAWSRHGAVLAGSLSAVLVLTELAVLYYSQNGNPNFTPNWLKFSSNLPSKPRSPVLVSDFILTLCDVGSPWRSQWAMFKGRIVDTDKAMQWVRLERREWGDIFDILKRPRLVKAGSDRKVYMVGGLKSSYALQSACTTILVLRLDLDTLEWEEAGRMPLEMYRCFVESSKFKVFGGGNRVCFSAKRVGRLALWEEFGDGKNAWRWVDGVPGSGDVLSRGFVFEARLDVVL from the coding sequence ATGGAATCCTCCCCATTCAACAATCTACCCCAAGACACCCTCCACCAGATCTTCTGCCACCTCCCCCTCCGCCAAATCGCCGCCGCCAAGTGCGTCTGCAAAGCCCTCCGCGCCGCTCTCTCCTCCGCCTCCTtcctccacctcctccgcagCCAATCCCGCTCCCTCCCCCTCCTCGCCCTCAAGACCTCCCACCGCCACGTCTCCACCCTCCTCACCCTCCACTCCTTCGACCCCGCCGCCAATCAGTGGCTCAAATTCTCCCTCTCCTTTCTCCCCTTCGCCGGCCTCCACCCCATCACCTCCTCCAACGGCCTCCTCTACCTCTGGGCCTCCTCCCCCCAAAATCCCCAAAAAGCCCTCGTCGTCTGCAACCCCCTCACCGCCCGCTTCAAAACCCTCCCCCAGCTCGGCTCCGCCTGGTCCCGCCACGGCGCCGTCCTTGCCGGCTCCCTCAGCGCCGTCCTCGTCCTCACCGAGCTCGCCGTTCTCTACTACTCTCAAaatggaaaccctaatttcaccCCCAATTGGCTCAAATTCTCCTCCAATTTACCCTCCAAACCCCGCAGCCCTGTCTTGGTCTCCGATTTCATCCTAACCCTATGCGACGTGGGGTCTCCGTGGAGGTCGCAGTGGGCGATGTTCAAGGGAAGGATTGTGGATACGGACAAGGCAATGCAGTGGGTGAGGCTGGAGAGGCGCGAGTGGGGTGACATTTTCGACATTCTGAAGCGGCCGCGGCTCGTCAAGGCTGGGAGCGATCGGAAGGTGTACATGGTGGGGGGGCTGAAGAGCTCCTACGCGCTGCAGAGCGCGTGCACGACGATCTTGGTGCTGAGGCTGGACTTGGACACCTTGGAGTGGGAGGAGGCTGGGCGAATGCCGCTGGAGATGTATAGGTGTTTCGTGGAGAGTAGTAAGTTCAAGGTGTTTGGTGGGGGCAACAGGGTGTGTTTCTCGGCTAAGAGGGTCGGGAGGTTGGCGCTCTGGGAGGAGTTTGGGGACGGCAAGAACGCGTGGCGGTGGGTGGATGGCGTGCCTGGGAGCGGAGATGTCCTCTCCCGTGGATTCGTGTTTGAGGCCAGGCTCGATGTTGTTTTGTAG
- the LOC121760307 gene encoding serine decarboxylase-like gives MVGSSVALEAAMPSNGSLVNGKVSDRMTAAAELAFDPTAAVPEPVPSVAESDGVDLEITREIVLGKNVHTTCFEVTEPDADDESTGDKDAYMASVLARYRKTLVERTKHHLGYPYNLDFDYGALGQLQHFSINNLGDPFIESNYGVHSRQFEVGVLDWFARLWEIEKDDYWGYITNCGTEGNLHGILVGREVFPDGILYGSKESHYSVFKAARMYRMECVKVGTLVTGEIDCADFKEKLLQNKNKPAIINVNIGTTVKGAVDDLDLVIQTLEECGFSHDRFYIHCDGALFGLMMPFVKKAPKVSFKKPIGSVSVSGHKFVGCPMPCGVQITRLKHINYLSSNVEYLASRDATIMGSRNGHAPIFLWYTLNRKGYKGFQKEVQKCLRNAHYLKDRLRDAGISAMLNELSSTVVFERPRDEVFVRRWQLACERNMAHIVVMPNVTIEKLDYFLNELIQGRSIWYKDEKVRLPCLAIDIGTCNCCCALHK, from the exons ATGGTTGGGAGCAGCGTTGCACTGGAGGCAGCCATGCCGTCCAACGGATCTTTGGTTAACGGAAAGGTTTCGGATCGGatgacggcggcggcggagctaGCCTTTGATCCGACGGCGGCGGTACCGGAGCCGGTGCCGTCGGTCGCGGAATCGGACGGTGTAGATCTGGAGATCACGAGAGAGATCGTTTTGGGGAAGAACGTGCACACCACGTGCTTTGAGGTGACGGAGCCCGACGCCGACGACGAGTCTACCGGAGATAAGGATGCGTACATGGCCAGTGTGTTGGCGAGGTACCGGAAGACGCTCGTCGAAAGGACCAAGCACCATTTAG GATATCCATACAATCTGGACTTTGATTATGGTGCTCTTGGTCAGCTGCAGCATTTCTCTATTAACAATCTTGGAGACCCGTTCATTGAGAGCAATTATGGTGTGCACTCTAGACAGTTTGAAGTGGGTGTTCTAGATTGGTTTGCCCGCCTGTGGGAAATTGAGAAGGATGACTACTGGGGTTACATCACAAACTGTGGTACTGAGGGTAATCTTCACGGGATCCTTGTTGG AAGGGAAGTTTTTCCTGATGGCATTTTGTACGGATCAAAGGAGTCCCATTACTCCGTCTTCAAAGCAGCAAGAATGTACAGAATGGAGTGCGTAAAAGTTGGGACTCTGGTCACTGGAGAGATTGACTGTGCAGATTTTAAAGAAAAACTGCTTCAGAACAAGAATAAGCCAGCGATCATTAATGTGAATATAG GAACTACTGTTAAAGGGGCTGTTGATGATCTCGATCTTGTTATACAGACCCTTGAAGAATGTGGATTTTCACATGATAGATTCTACATTCATTGTGATGGTGCTTTGTTTGGTCTAATGATGCCATTTGTTAAAAAG GCACCGAAAGTTTCATTCAAGAAGCCTATTGGAAGTGTTAGTGTTTCAGGACACAAGTTTGTGGGATGCCCAATGCCCTGTGGAGTGCAAATAACGCGGCTGAAACACATAAATTATCTCTCAAGCAATGTAGAATATCTTGCATCTAGAGATGCAACAATCATGGGAAGCCGGAATGGTCATGCTCCAATCTTCTTGTGGTACACTCTAAACAGAAAAGGCTACAAAGGATTCCAAAAAGAAGTCCAAAAGTGCCTCAGAAACGCTCACTATTTGAAAGACCGACTCAGGGATGCGGGGATCAGTGCCATGCTCAACGAGCTGAGCAGTACAGTGGTGTTTGAACGGCCTCGAGATGAAGTATTTGTTCGCCGTTGGCAACTTGCCTGTGAGAGGAACATGGCACATATTGTTGTGATGCCCAATGTGACCATTGAGAAGCTGGATTACTTCCTgaatgaattaattcaagggcgATCGATTTGGTATAAAGACGAAAAAGTTCGCCTGCCTTGTCTAGCAATAGATATTGGGACCTGCAACTGTTGTTGTGCTCTTCACAAGTGA